The following coding sequences are from one Culex quinquefasciatus strain JHB chromosome 1, VPISU_Cqui_1.0_pri_paternal, whole genome shotgun sequence window:
- the LOC6042711 gene encoding 26S proteasome regulatory subunit 8 — protein MTATKMDVDSQKGEGFRSYYIQKIEELQLIVAEKNQNLRRLQAQRNELNAKVRMLREELQLLQEQGSYVGEVVKPMDKKKVLVKVHPEGKFVVDIDKNIDINDVTPNCRVALRNESYTLHKILPNKVDPLVSLMMVEKVPDSTYEMVGGLDKQIKEIKEVIELPVKHPELFDALGIAQPKGVLLYGPPGTGKTLLARAVAHHTECTFIRVSGSELVQKFIGEGSRMVRELFVMAREHAPSIIFMDEIDSIGSSRIESGSGGDSEVQRTMLELLNQLDGFEATKNIKVIMATNRIDILDPALLRPGRIDRKIEFPPPNEEARLDILKIHSRKMNLTRGINLRKIAELMPGASGAEVKGVCTEAGMYALRERRVHVTQEDFEMAVAKVMQKDSEKNMSIKKLWK, from the exons ATGACTGCCACCAAG ATGGACGTCGATTCCCAGAAGGGCGAGGGGTTCCGGTCATACTACATCCAGAAGATCGAAGAGCTGCAGCTGATCGTGGCGGAGAAGAACCAGAACCTGCGCCGACTGCAGGCCCAGCGGAACGAGCTGAACGCCAAGGTCCGGATGTTGCGCGAAGAGTTGCAGCTGCTGCAGGAACAGGGCAGCTACGTGGGCGAGGTGGTCAAGCCGATGGACAAGAAGAAGGTGCTGGTGAAGGTCCACCCGGAGGGCAAGTTTGTCGTGGACATCGATAAGAACATCGACATCAACGACGTGACGCCAAACTGCCGAGTTGCGCTGCGGAACGAAAGCTACACTCTGCACAAGATCCTGCCGAACAAGGTCGACCCGCTGGTGTCGCTGATGATGGTCGAGAAGGTGCCGGACTCGACGTACGAAATGGTCGGAGGATTAGACAAGCAAATCAAGGAGATTAAGGAAGTCATCGAACTGCCCGTGAAGCACCCGGAACTGTTCGACGCCCTCGGAATCGCCCAACCCAAGGGAGTCCTGCTCTACGGACCTCCGGGAACTGGAAAGACCCTGCTTGCTCGTGCCGTGGCTCACCACACCGAGTGCACCTTCATCCGCGTGTCCGGCTCCGAACTGGTCCAGAAGTTCATCGGCGAAGGTTCTCGAATGGTGCGCGAACTGTTCGTGATGGCCCGCGAGCACGCCCCGTCCATCATCTTCATGGACGAAATCGATTCCATCGGTTCGTCCCGTATCGAAAGCGGCAGCGGCGGCGACTCCGAAGTCCAGCGTACCATGCTTGAGCTCCTCAACCAACTGGACGGTTTCGAAGCCACCAAGAACATCAAGGTCATCATGGCCACCAACCGCATCGACATCCTGGACCCCGCCCTGCTCCGTCCCGGCCGTATCGATCGCAAGATCGAGTTTCCCCCACCAAACGAGGAAGCCCGTCTGGACATCCTGAAGATCCACTCGCGTAAGATGAACCTGACGCGTGGAATCAACCTGCGCAAGATCGCCGAACTCATGCCCGGAGCGTCCGGCGCCGAGGTTAAGGGCGTCTGTACCGAGGCGGGAATGTACGCGCTGCGCGAGCGTCGTGTCCACGTCACCCAGGAAGACTTTGAGATGGCCGTGGCCAAGGTGATGCAGAAGGACTCGGAGAAGAACATGTCCATCAAGAAGTTGTGGAAGTAA